From a region of the Methanoculleus receptaculi genome:
- a CDS encoding cupin domain-containing protein codes for MKKGFVTDIETETKKNTYFRRVLYTGNYSQVVLMCLKPGEEIGAEVHEDVDQFFRFEEGEGVVVIDGVEHPVRDGTAVVVPNGANHNVINTSKKAPLKLYTIYSPPEHRDGVIHLTRQEAMADNEHFDGKTTE; via the coding sequence ATGAAGAAGGGATTTGTAACGGATATCGAGACCGAGACGAAGAAGAACACCTACTTCCGCCGCGTCCTGTATACCGGGAACTACAGTCAGGTTGTGCTGATGTGCCTCAAGCCCGGCGAGGAGATCGGTGCGGAGGTGCACGAGGACGTCGACCAGTTCTTCCGGTTTGAGGAGGGGGAGGGTGTCGTCGTGATCGATGGTGTTGAGCACCCGGTCAGGGACGGCACCGCTGTGGTCGTGCCAAACGGCGCGAACCACAACGTGATCAACACCTCAAAGAAGGCTCCTCTAAAACTCTACACGATCTACTCACCGCCCGAGCACCGCGACGGGGTCATCCACCTGACTCGCCAGGAGGCCATGGCCGACAACGAGCACTTCGATGGAAAGACGACTGAATAA
- a CDS encoding winged helix-turn-helix transcriptional regulator, with the protein MAYTKNGKTFHCPIEAALDVIGGKWKPLILWHLCGGIKRFSELQRELPGVNAKMLTKQLRELEGDGLVMRTVYPEVPPRVEYAITGFGRTLVPVMEALCAWGLEYLGIDDEGTCRCAKEGRS; encoded by the coding sequence ATGGCCTACACGAAGAACGGCAAGACCTTCCACTGCCCCATCGAGGCGGCGCTCGATGTAATCGGGGGGAAGTGGAAGCCGCTGATACTATGGCACCTCTGCGGCGGTATCAAACGGTTCTCCGAGCTGCAGCGCGAACTGCCGGGGGTCAACGCAAAGATGCTCACAAAACAGCTCCGGGAACTCGAGGGGGACGGTCTTGTTATGCGGACGGTCTACCCGGAGGTGCCGCCACGGGTGGAGTATGCCATCACCGGGTTTGGAAGGACGCTGGTACCGGTGATGGAAGCACTCTGTGCCTGGGGCCTTGAGTATCTCGGTATCGACGATGAGGGCACGTGCCGGTGCGCAAAAGAAGGGAGAAGTTGA
- a CDS encoding flavin reductase family protein — translation MEKREINGNFALPMPIVLIGAEVGGKVNFMPAGWCTQVNGNPPMILCALARNHHTTKGILETGAFSVNVPSPALLDKTDYCGLVSGAEVDKSGLFEVFYGKLKKAPMIRDCPVNFECRVFQTVPLPSHTAFIGEIVTAYADEAVTVDGKPDYVAINPLVLTMADNAYHGLGEAVGNAWSAGKALIQK, via the coding sequence ATGGAGAAGAGAGAGATCAACGGAAACTTTGCCCTCCCGATGCCTATCGTGCTCATCGGGGCAGAGGTTGGCGGAAAGGTGAACTTCATGCCCGCAGGCTGGTGCACGCAGGTGAACGGAAACCCGCCGATGATCCTCTGCGCACTCGCAAGGAACCATCATACAACAAAGGGGATCCTGGAGACCGGGGCGTTCTCGGTGAACGTCCCCTCGCCGGCCCTCCTGGATAAGACCGACTACTGCGGGCTCGTCTCCGGAGCGGAGGTCGATAAATCGGGATTATTTGAGGTCTTCTACGGGAAACTCAAGAAAGCACCCATGATCCGGGACTGCCCGGTCAACTTCGAGTGCCGGGTCTTCCAGACCGTTCCGCTGCCCAGCCACACGGCCTTCATCGGCGAGATCGTGACGGCGTATGCCGATGAAGCGGTGACAGTTGATGGGAAACCCGACTACGTGGCCATCAACCCGCTCGTCCTGACCATGGCCGACAACGCTTACCACGGCCTCGGCGAGGCCGTCGGGAACGCCTGGAGCGCCGGGAAAGCCCTTATCCAGAAGTGA
- a CDS encoding KEOPS complex subunit Pcc1 gives MRHSAVFRFTAPGARAIYLSVCQEEGDVGERSSARVRLEDEETLILEVSAADIPALRAALNTWLRLINIAVEVREAALSRGGSALPPEPYI, from the coding sequence ATGAGGCATTCGGCGGTATTCCGGTTTACGGCTCCTGGTGCCCGTGCAATCTATCTCTCCGTCTGCCAGGAGGAGGGGGATGTGGGTGAGCGTTCGTCTGCGAGGGTCAGGCTTGAGGATGAGGAGACCCTTATCCTGGAGGTGAGCGCTGCGGATATACCGGCGCTTCGTGCGGCCCTTAACACCTGGCTCCGGCTGATCAATATAGCGGTTGAGGTGCGGGAGGCTGCTCTCTCCCGGGGCGGGAGCGCCCTCCCGCCTGAACCCTACATTTAA
- a CDS encoding prefoldin subunit beta yields MENIPQKLQNQLVMLQQMQQQLQTVITQKAQYDMMIREARRALEDLADVPEDAVVFMNVGSVMMQKSKEKVVAAINERIETLELRLRSLEKQEKALQQRYEQLSSQVRDALEGKQKTPGPV; encoded by the coding sequence ATGGAGAACATACCGCAAAAATTGCAGAACCAGCTGGTGATGCTTCAGCAGATGCAGCAGCAGCTGCAGACCGTGATCACGCAGAAGGCGCAGTATGACATGATGATCCGCGAGGCCAGGCGCGCGCTCGAGGACCTGGCCGATGTCCCGGAGGATGCAGTGGTCTTCATGAACGTCGGCAGCGTCATGATGCAGAAGAGCAAGGAGAAGGTGGTTGCAGCCATAAACGAGCGCATCGAGACGCTCGAACTCCGGCTCAGGTCGCTTGAGAAGCAGGAGAAGGCGCTGCAGCAGAGGTACGAGCAGCTCTCGTCCCAGGTTCGGGATGCGCTGGAAGGAAAACAGAAGACGCCGGGCCCGGTCTGA
- a CDS encoding condensation domain-containing protein encodes MPPARHPASSFDVFNVYFERIYDPTMHVVFTFDGGIEAEVMREATMRLIASDPYLRSRYTEVEGRPVWEETPKESWNGAFFIEQGGQPLTTPPPPLDVRKGPQVRVGLYRDGEGDRLAVTCHHGFCDAGGALAIARDVFSVYRRLMENRDHRPPERNPCNRSIKRILNLHTREERREALAGEEPFVDRWSFPAERPGRGRPRVASRTLAPERLKLIKAFGKEHGATVNDVLVAAFFLAFRKIRDDPSDIGSPRSILTSVDLRRRYPGLYDDCPIANLSAAYEITLTEGAGLEDIIGDVAAITTRRKAGHLGLAAILFYEGIIARGMPAVLEFFDDMIERYTASGLKNPVFSNLGVFDPGEFLPVPGKGGEDLDILDIRYLPCVCWPYGFLMIASTFRDRLTLASAYEDGPYSTAVVERFLGYVDGCLP; translated from the coding sequence ATGCCACCGGCCCGCCATCCCGCCTCATCCTTCGACGTCTTCAACGTCTATTTCGAACGGATCTACGACCCCACGATGCACGTGGTCTTCACGTTCGACGGCGGGATCGAGGCAGAGGTCATGCGGGAGGCGACGATGAGGCTGATCGCATCCGATCCGTACCTGCGGTCGCGCTACACGGAGGTCGAAGGCCGGCCGGTCTGGGAGGAGACCCCGAAAGAGTCCTGGAACGGGGCGTTCTTCATCGAGCAGGGCGGCCAGCCGCTCACGACGCCCCCGCCGCCGCTTGACGTCCGAAAGGGGCCGCAGGTTCGGGTCGGGCTGTACCGGGATGGCGAGGGCGACCGTCTCGCGGTCACCTGCCATCACGGGTTCTGCGACGCCGGCGGCGCCCTTGCCATTGCGCGGGACGTCTTCTCGGTCTACCGCAGGCTCATGGAGAACCGCGATCACCGGCCGCCAGAGCGAAACCCCTGCAACCGGAGCATAAAGAGGATCCTCAACCTTCACACCAGGGAGGAGAGGAGGGAGGCGCTTGCCGGGGAGGAGCCTTTCGTCGACCGCTGGAGTTTCCCGGCCGAGCGCCCGGGCCGGGGAAGACCGCGGGTTGCGTCCAGGACGCTTGCGCCCGAAAGGCTCAAACTCATAAAAGCGTTTGGAAAGGAGCACGGCGCCACTGTTAACGACGTCCTCGTCGCCGCGTTCTTCCTGGCCTTCCGGAAGATCCGGGACGACCCCTCCGACATAGGCTCGCCCCGCTCCATCCTGACGTCGGTCGACCTCCGGCGGAGGTACCCGGGGCTCTACGACGACTGCCCCATTGCGAACCTCTCTGCCGCATACGAGATCACCCTCACCGAGGGGGCGGGGCTTGAGGATATAATAGGTGACGTTGCGGCGATAACGACACGCCGCAAGGCCGGGCACCTCGGGCTTGCGGCAATCCTCTTCTACGAGGGGATCATCGCCCGCGGGATGCCGGCGGTGCTGGAGTTCTTCGATGATATGATCGAGCGCTACACCGCCTCCGGGCTCAAGAACCCGGTCTTCTCCAATCTCGGGGTCTTTGACCCGGGTGAGTTCCTCCCCGTCCCGGGGAAGGGGGGTGAAGACCTGGATATCCTGGATATCCGGTACCTCCCCTGTGTCTGCTGGCCCTACGGGTTCCTGATGATAGCATCCACCTTCCGCGACCGCCTGACCCTGGCCAGCGCCTACGAGGATGGACCCTACTCGACGGCGGTGGTGGAGCGGTTCCTGGGCTACGTGGACGGCTGCCTGCCGTGA
- a CDS encoding DNA-3-methyladenine glycosylase: MGLPQSFYERDTVAVARDLLGCLLINRDKDGAAAGRIVEVEAYLRDDPAAHSYRGMTERNRAMFGPAGHAYVYRIYGLHTCVNAVTGAEGRGEAVLIRALEPVAGIDLMQARRGRDDLISLANGPGKLTEALGITTDLDGTSLSCGPLRIYPPTARREEIVQTTRVGITKAADLPLRFYLKGNPYLSRR; this comes from the coding sequence ATGGGCCTTCCACAGTCTTTCTACGAACGCGACACCGTGGCCGTTGCCCGTGACCTGCTCGGCTGCCTGCTCATCAATCGGGATAAAGACGGAGCGGCGGCCGGCAGGATCGTCGAGGTCGAGGCTTACCTCCGGGACGACCCTGCGGCCCACTCCTACCGCGGGATGACAGAGAGGAACAGGGCGATGTTCGGCCCGGCAGGCCACGCTTACGTCTACCGGATCTACGGCCTCCACACCTGTGTCAACGCCGTGACCGGCGCGGAAGGAAGAGGAGAGGCCGTCCTGATCCGGGCGCTCGAACCGGTTGCAGGGATCGACCTGATGCAGGCACGGCGGGGAAGGGATGACCTGATCTCGCTTGCAAACGGCCCGGGAAAACTGACGGAGGCGCTCGGTATAACGACCGACCTTGACGGAACCTCGCTCTCTTGCGGCCCGCTCCGGATCTACCCCCCAACAGCCCGCAGGGAGGAGATCGTCCAGACGACACGGGTCGGGATCACGAAGGCGGCCGACCTCCCCCTGAGGTTCTACCTGAAAGGAAACCCCTACCTCTCGCGCCGGTGA
- a CDS encoding 2-isopropylmalate synthase — protein sequence MKRTAFFTDSHAKKNVTVFDTTLRDGEQTPGISFTLEEKLAIAEQLSKIGVHVIEAGFPASSETERQSVKAVVGLGLSSQVCGLARSLTSDVDACIDCGVDMVHVFIPTSDVQREYTIRKTREQVLDTVNEIITYARDHVDQCMFSPMDATRTDWDYLIRVCRAAMDAGATIINIPDTVGVITPGAMKRLIERIESEVNCPLDVHCHNDFGLAVANTLAAVEAGASQVQVTVNGLGERAGNADLAQTVMALTSIYGIDTGIRTTGLVETSRLVSRYSGISIPPTQPIVGENAFAHESGIHSHGVITRSDTFEPGIMTPEMVGHRRRLKLGKHAGKHAIRQMLIEVQIEPTDAQLDEIVQRVKAIAGKGKRMTDADLYEIAESVMHLAPDEKTLELQDVAIMTGNHVIPTASVRALVDGKEHIFSNVGNGPVDAAVKAILGIMPAPILLKEFNIEAISGGTDAIGHVTIAVEDEKGRVFDASAANDDIVLASVEAVVNAINLVCRMRKHDLNQKA from the coding sequence CTGAAGCGTACTGCCTTCTTCACCGATAGCCATGCGAAAAAGAATGTAACTGTTTTCGACACCACGCTGCGCGACGGTGAACAGACACCGGGCATCTCGTTCACGCTCGAAGAGAAGCTCGCTATTGCCGAACAGCTCTCAAAAATAGGAGTACACGTCATCGAGGCAGGTTTCCCCGCGTCCTCGGAGACCGAACGCCAGAGCGTCAAAGCCGTCGTGGGTCTGGGCCTCTCGTCACAGGTCTGCGGACTGGCGCGGTCGCTCACATCCGATGTGGATGCGTGCATCGACTGCGGTGTCGATATGGTTCATGTATTCATACCGACATCCGACGTCCAGAGGGAGTACACCATCCGCAAGACACGCGAGCAGGTGCTCGATACGGTCAACGAGATCATCACGTATGCACGTGACCACGTCGACCAGTGCATGTTCTCCCCGATGGATGCCACCAGGACCGACTGGGACTACCTGATCCGGGTCTGCCGCGCCGCGATGGATGCTGGAGCCACGATCATCAACATCCCGGACACCGTCGGGGTGATCACGCCGGGCGCGATGAAACGCCTCATCGAGAGGATCGAGAGCGAGGTGAACTGCCCGCTCGACGTCCACTGCCACAACGACTTCGGGCTTGCCGTGGCAAACACCCTGGCGGCGGTCGAGGCCGGGGCGTCGCAGGTCCAGGTGACGGTGAACGGTCTCGGAGAACGGGCGGGGAACGCCGACCTTGCGCAGACGGTGATGGCCCTCACCTCCATCTATGGGATCGATACCGGCATCCGGACGACGGGCCTGGTCGAGACCTCAAGGCTTGTATCGCGCTACTCCGGGATCAGCATCCCGCCAACGCAGCCGATCGTAGGCGAGAACGCCTTCGCCCACGAGAGCGGGATCCACTCCCACGGCGTTATCACGCGCTCAGACACGTTTGAGCCCGGGATCATGACACCGGAGATGGTCGGCCACCGGCGCAGGCTCAAACTCGGGAAACACGCCGGGAAACATGCCATCAGACAGATGCTGATTGAGGTGCAGATCGAGCCAACCGATGCTCAGCTCGACGAGATCGTCCAGCGGGTGAAGGCAATTGCCGGGAAGGGCAAACGGATGACGGATGCAGACCTCTACGAGATCGCGGAGAGCGTCATGCACCTTGCACCCGACGAGAAGACCCTGGAACTCCAGGACGTCGCGATCATGACCGGGAACCATGTGATCCCGACTGCAAGCGTCAGGGCGCTCGTTGACGGGAAAGAGCACATCTTCTCGAACGTCGGCAACGGTCCTGTGGACGCGGCCGTGAAAGCGATTCTCGGGATCATGCCGGCCCCCATCCTGTTGAAGGAGTTCAACATCGAGGCGATCTCCGGGGGCACCGATGCAATCGGGCACGTCACGATCGCCGTCGAGGACGAGAAGGGCCGGGTCTTTGACGCCAGCGCCGCAAACGATGACATCGTCCTGGCCTCCGTAGAGGCGGTGGTCAATGCGATCAACCTGGTATGCAGGATGCGCAAACACGACCTGAACCAGAAAGCGTGA